From the Cryptosporidium parvum Iowa II chromosome 2, whole genome shotgun sequence genome, one window contains:
- a CDS encoding signal peptide (transcripts identified by EST), whose product MLAWIKLMFSIYIIFYIIFFYIQVVYSLYSNLSKGANNHKYFILNPIQYNDFVLNIIKNSEETSSESSFRRSDNLNQIISSQIKNIICKESDLVFSNTETNVGHSTILNLTTSDSKTNGNSDYLLLFGADRCILDSSFIDGKFTKINIRFIPNLANPTKEVYQDKICDCVFKKGNADEGSPSEFQVNCNSDSSNDSNKKVPEEHNYLEIGGAATLNIADLVNLPTPIIDKNSQVGRQVKVEVSNKSPLKPIIKPNHIKASKPKVNKFNFSKYFWETNSGFFGEGQEAIKKSNIEYCESHSQSKSCEDEERSRIEREFREGCNSKEHQLILETLLIIVNKLVEYLDNK is encoded by the coding sequence GCATGGATAAAATTGATGTTCagtatttatataatattttatataatttttttctatattcaAGTAGTCTATagtttatattcaaatttgagTAAAGGAGCAAACAACCACAAGtactttattttaaatcCTATACAGTATAATGACTTTGTGCTAAACATTATAAAAAACTCAGAGGAAACTAGCTCAGAAAGCAGTTTTAGAAGATCTGATAATCTAAaccaaataatttcaagCCAAATTAAAAACATTATTTGCAAGGAATCGGATTTAGTATTCAGCAATACTGAGACGAATGTAGGCCATAGTacaattttgaatttgactACTAGCGACAGTAAGACTAATGGAAATAGTGATTACTTGCTTCTATTTGGTGCCGATAGATGTATTTTGGATTCATCTTTTATAGATGGTAAATTTACCAAGATTAATATTCGATTTATCCCAAACTTGGCGAATCCCACAAAAGAAGTATATCAAGACAAAATTTGTGATTGTGTCTTCAAAAAAGGAAATGCTGATGAAGGCAGCCCTAGCGAATTCCAGGTTAATTGTAATTCTGATTCATCCaatgattcaaataaaaaggTACCAGAAGAACATAATTATCTAGAAATAGGAGGGGCAGCaactttaaatattgcTGATTTAGTTAATCTACCTACCCCAATTATAGATAAAAATTCTCAGGTAGGTAGGCAAGTTAAGGTTGAAGTTTCTAATAAATCTCCTTTAAAACCTATAATTAAACCAAACCATATCAAGGCTTCAAAGCCAAAAGTAAATAAGTTTAACTTTTCAAAATACTTTTGGGAAACTAATAGTGGATTTTTTGGTGAAGGACAAGAAGCTATTAAAAAgtcaaatattgaatattgtGAATCTCACAGCCAAAGCAAATCGTGCGAGGATGAAGAAAGATCTAGAATAGAGAGAGAATTTAGAGAAGGTTGTAATAGCAAGGAACATCAACTAATATTAgaaacatt